Within Oligoflexus sp., the genomic segment TCGTTGAGCGCCGTCACGATCGGAGCCAGCTCGTCACTCGGTGCCTTCAGTTCCGCTATGGGATCACGACTGTGCTGTGTGAGCATTTCCATGAGGCAGCCGAACTCTCCGCGGAGACAGCTCGACATCGCGACAAGGTCCTGGCTCATGCTTTTCAGATGCTCTTCCTTGACAGTGGGAATCGCATCCGATTCCGAGGCATTCAGATAGGCGGAACTCACCACGCGGCAAAGGCTGTGATAGCCGACTTTGGAACGAGCCAGCACCACAAGGTGGAAGGCATCCATGTTCCGCACGCGGTTGAAACCGTTCTTGCTGAGTTCGCGGGTGGCGGCTACGCCTTCCCAATAAAGCTCGGTCCCCAGAATGGGTTTGATGCCGTTGTCCTTGCATTTGCCATAGAACTCAATGGCCCCGAACATATTGCCATGATCGGTGAGGGCAACGGCGGTGTGCCCAAGCTTTTTCGCTTTTTTCACAAGGTCGCCGATCCCGATGGCACCATCGAGCAGCGAGTATTCACTGTGGACATGGAGTTGTACGTAGTTATTCGTCGAGCTGGCGTCCAATGGGCTTTCCTCGGAATGGTGGGAACGACTCCCGATTATACCTGTATGGGTCCATACAGCAAGGCGCAGGAACGGCCAGACCAGGTCCTTGTGACCTCATCGCGGGGCTACTCTTTGGTCATATCCAGATTTGGAATAAGCTTCCAAGAATTACTTCGTTCAGTGCCCCGGGCCGGGTCGTTAGGATGCCCCCTGACACATCAGGGAGGTTTGTCATGCGCCTGCGAAAGTACCTTACAAGTTTTCTCTCCGGTACGCTGCTCATTTCCAGCCTGGCCCAGGGCAAAGCCTTGCTCAATGTGTCCTACGATCCCACGCGGGAGCTTTATAAAGATATCAACCACGAATTCACCGCAGCCTGGAAAAGCAAGACCGGCGAGGATCTGGATGTTCGCCAGTCCCATGGCGGATCCGGCAAGCAGGCCCGGGCCATCATGGATGGTTTGGATGCCGACGTGGCGACTCTGGCTCTGTCCTATGACATAGATGCCATGGTGGATCGCGGACTGGTGGCTCCTGACTGGCAAAAAAGACTTGGGGAACGATCCGCACCCTATACCTCGACCATCGTGTTCCTGGTTCGCAAGGGGAACCCGAAAGGGATCAAGGATTGGAATGATCTTGTGAAACCCGGCATTGCCGTCGTGACGCCGAACCCCAAGACAAGTGGCGGTGCCCGTTGGAATTACCTGGCGGCCTGGGGTTATGCCCTGAAACAACCCGGAGGGAATGACGCCAAGGCCCAGGAATTTGTGCGCGCGCTTTATCAGAATGTGAAGGTGCTGGATGCCGGGGCGCGTGGGGCAACGACCACTTTTGCGGAAAGGCGCATCGGGGATGTGCTGCTGACCTGGGAAAATGAAGCGTTTCTGGCGCTCAAGGAACTCGGGAAGGATAAGTTTGAACTGATCACGCCGAGTGTTTCAATCCTGGCCGAACCGTCCGTGGCTGTTGTGGATAAAGTTGTGGATAAAAAAGGAACGCGGAAACAGGCCGAGGCTTATCTTCAGTATCTTTACACAGATAAGGCCCAGGACATCGTCGCTCAGCATGGTTTCCGTCCGCGGTCCGCGGCGGCTCAGAAAAAATATGAGGCCACGTTCAGACCGATCAAGTTCTTTACCATAGATGAACTCTTTGGGGGTTGGCGTGCAGCCCAAAAGAAGCACTTTGATGATGGCGGGACTTTTGACCAGATTCATGGCGTGGGCTGAACGATGACCACTGCTGCCAAGACACGATCCATCGTCCCCGGGTTTCGCCTCACGTTAGGCGTGACCCTTTTTTATTTGGTCCTGATGGTGGTTATTCCGCTGGCTGGACTGGTGTTTAAAACGTCAACTTTGAGCTGGGATCAGCTGTGGCGAACAGTCAGTTCGCCAAGGGTTTTGGCGGCTGTGCGTTTGAGCGTGGGGGCAGCCTTGGCCGCGGCGCTTGTCAATGCCGTGTTTGGAACGCTTTTGGCCTGGGTCCTGACCCGCTATAAATTTCCAGGCCGATCGCTGGTGGATGCCCTGGTGGATTTGCCGGTCGCGTTGCCGACGGCGGTTGCGGGGCTGGCCTTGACCGCCATTTATAGTGATAACGGTATGATTGGACGCTTCACGCAGGATGTCTTTGGCTGGTCAGTGGCTTTTACGCCGACCGGGGTTTTTATTGCTTTGGTCTTTGTCGGGATTCCTTTTCTGGTGCGTACGGTTCAGCCTGTTTTGCAGGATTTGGAGAAAGCGCATGAAGAGGCGGGCGCCACCCTGGGGGCTTCGTCCTGGCAGAATTTTCGCTATGTGCTTCTTCCCCAGCTTATGCCCGCGATTGTAACCGGAGGCGCGCTCGCCTTTGGGCGTGCGGTGGGGGAATATGGGTCCGTTATCTTTATCGCAGGCAATGTGCCAATGGTTTCGGAAATCGCTCCACTGCTGATCGTCAGCAAGCTGGAGCAGTATGATTATGCGGGTGCGACGGCGATTGCCCTCGTGCTTTTGGGTATTTCGATCATCATGCTGACGGCGATCAATCATCTGCAGACCCGACTTCAACGCTATCGACAACCTTTGGTGTAATCATGAGTGAATCCGCCTCGACGCTTGTTTTACAAGGTGCTGTTCTCCCCGCACGCAAAACGCTGGCTCTTTCGGTGCGTAAGCTGGTGCCGGCAGCTTTGATATTCATCGCGCTCGCTTATTTTACCCTGATACTTTTTCTGCCTTTGGTCACGGTGCTGGTCGAGGCTTTGGACAAAGGCTTTGCGTTCTATGCGGAATCGCTTTTGGAAGCGGAAGCTTTGGATGCCATGAAGCTGACTCTTCTGATGGCTGTTTTGGTCGTACCTTTGAATGCGGCCTTTGGCATTGCGGCCGCGTGGCTTTTGGGAAAGTTTCGCTTTCCGGGTCGATCCATACTTTTGACTTTGATTGATCTGCCGCTTTCTGTTTCGCCGGTCGTGGCGGGTTTGGTGTTCGTACTGATGTTCGGCGCGCAGAGTGCTTTGGGGCCCTGGCTTTTGGAGCATGATATCAAGATTATCTTTGCGCTTCCCGGTATTTGGCTCAGCAGTCTTTTTGTGACTCTTCCTTATGTTGCGCGTGAGGTCCTGCCGCTTTTGGAGGCCCAGGGCAATGAGCAGGAGGAATCGGCCGTGATGCTCGGGGCCAACGGCTGGCAGACCTTTCGTTATATCAGTTTGCCCCAGATGAAGTGGGCCTTGATCCATGGCGTGATTCTTTGCAATGCGCGCGTGATGGGGGAATTCGGGGCTGTATCTGTGGTGTCGGGGCATATCCGTGGCGAGACCAATACGCTGCCTTTGCTCGTGGAAATTCTTTACAACGAATATCAGTTCACGGCAGCCTTTGCCGCCGCTTCAGTGCTGGCTGTCCTGGCTCTTATAACTCTTGTGATCAAACGTGTAGCCGTGAAGAATAACGCGATCGTTTCGGAGCATTGAATGAGAATCTCCCTTCGTCAAATCGAAAAGGCTTTTGGTGGCACTCCAGTCCTGAAGGGTGTCAGCTGTGAAATCGAGCAGGGTGAATTCGTCACGCTTCTGGGACCTTCGGGCTGTGGCAAGACCACGCTGCTGCGCATTATCGCGGGGCTTGAAAGTGCGGATCGCGGTTCGGTCCTTTTTGATGGCTTCGATGCCGCGCAGTGGACCATTCAGGAACGCCGCGTGGGTTTTGTGTTTCAGCATTACGCGCTGTTTCCCCATCTTTCGGTGTTTGATAACGTGGCCTTTGGTCTGCGCATGCGCTCGCGTCGCACGCGTTTGCCCGAGGGCGCCATCACGAAAAAGGTGCGCGAGCTTTTGGAGCTTGTGCAGCTGGGGCATCTGGCCGAACGTTACCCGCAGCAGCTGTCCGGCGGGCAAAAGCAGAGGGTGGCGGTGGCCCGTGCCCTGGCGATTGAACCCAGAGTTCTGCTGCTGGATGAACCCTTCGGGGCATTGGATGTTCATGTTCGTCAGGATCTGCGCGAGCAGCTCCGCAAACTGCAGCAGGAGCTTGGGATCACCTGTCTTCTGGTGACCCATGACCAGGACGAGGCCCTGGCGCTTTCCGATCGTATTATGCTTTTAAATCAGGGTGTTATCGAGCAGATGGGCCAGCCTGATCAGATCTATCGGGATCCTGAAAGTATTTTTGCCATGAATTATCTTGGGTCGGTGAATGAGGTTCCGGCGCATCTGGTGCAGACCGGCCGCACGGGGAACGTTTTTGTGAGGGCGCATGACCTGGAATTATTTCCGGCCGTTAGCGGTTCGCCTCAGGCGGAAATTCGTGCGGTCGTGCCGCGCGGGGCTGTCATTCAAGTGGATTTGGATGCCTTTGATCAGGATTTTTCCGGATCTTTGCGGGTGGAAATCCCTCGGGATCGTTGGGACGGGCTCGGTTGGGATCGCGGCCAGCTTGTGTCTTGGAAAATCAAGGCGTATAAAGACTTTCAGCGCCTTGTGAGCCAGGAACAATAGGACCCCAAGCCATGAACTTTCAGCAGCTTCGTATCGTTCGCGAGACCATTCGCCGGGATTTTAACCTGACTGATGTGGCGGCTGCTCTTTATACCTCGCAGCCTGGGGTCAGCAAGCACATCAAGGATCTTGAGGATGAGCTTGGTATCGAGATCTTCGTGCGGCGGGGGAAGCGTCTTCTAGGTTTAACGCCTGCCGGTCGCGAGCTGGCCGAAGTCGTGGAACGCATTCTGGTGGATTCCCAGAACCTGAAACGCATTGCTGATCAGTTCGCAAGTCGCGATCAGGGGCATATGCTGATTGCCACGACGCATACCCAGGCGCGTTATGCTCTTCCTGATGTCATCAAAAGTTTCAAACGCAGTTTTCCGCGGGTGCATCTCGCTTTGCATCAGGGCAGTCCGCGTGAGATCGCGACTATGGTTGTGAGCGGTGAGGCGGATTTTGCGATTGCCACCGAGGGACTGGATAATATTCCTGAGATCGTGAGTTTTCCCTGCTACAGCTGGCATCATGCGGTGATTGTTCCTGTGGGGCATCCTTTGGCTCAGCTGGAAAAACTAACAGTCGAGGCGCTGGCGGAATACCCTATCATCACCTATCAGGAGGGGTTTACGGGGCGCTATCAGATCGATGCTGCATTTTCTGCGGCGGGGCTTACGCCGGATATCGTTCTCTCTGCGATTGATGCGGATGTGATCAAGACCTATGTCGAGGTTGGACTTGGCATCGGCATCATCGCTTCGATGGCCTTTAACCCAGGTCGTGATCACGGCCTGCGGCTTTTGGATACGAGCCATATCTTTGAACGCAGCGTGACCAAGGTCGGCGTGCGTCGCGGGCATTACCTGCGGGATTATTCTTACCGTTTCCTCGAAACCCTGACGCCGGAATTGAAAGAAGCCACGGTTCGCGCGGCTTTGAGTCGGGAATAACAGCCTTCCGATACATTCATTCTGTTGCTACTTTTTAAGGGCCTTATCCAAGTATCCAATTCTTTTTTCGCTTTCGTTGGCAATCTTTCGGAACGTTTTGGCAAGTGTGGCTGGCCAAGGGTCCAGCCAACTGTTTTCGCTCAAGCCATCTCTAACGTGTTCCATGATCTTGCGCCAGCGGTTGCTGACGAAGTCTCCGCGCAGACCTAATTTTTTTGAAAAAGCAGCGACTCTATCCGGAGTGATCTTGTCCCAATTGGATACTTCTGCAATCCGGAAAGCAAACTGGGAATTGTACTGAGGATAGATACTCGTGCAGATCAAGTCGTAAAAGGGAGCAAGTATGGGGCCCTGAGCCGTGTGAAGGAAAGAAAGATTCTTTGCATGACTATCATTATTGCCGATGGCAAGATTGAACCCGACCCAGTCGAGCAGGGCAAGAAGGTCTCGAGCAGCGCTGGACGAATGATCACGGATCAGATTGTAGCAGTCTGAGAAAGACGGGCCGCCGTGCTTTTCATACTTCTCTTTGCTCGGTCGACCGAGAGCCTGACAAAAGTCCTGGGTATGAATCCGTTTTATGGAATTTTCTGCGAGGCTGCGATCGAATCTCTCTATTACAAATAAAGGTATTTTTTTACCCAATATGGAAACGCGAGGTACAGGAAGTCCGCATTTTTCAGCAAGCCGCATGCACAAATATTCGTTTTCCACCGAATCCAGAAGCTTATTTCCCGAGCGAATGGGCATTTTAATGATATGAGTGGTAGGCTTGCCAAAAGGAATCGTCACTGCGCCCCTGCTTAGGCAGCATGGAATCTTTGCCTGAGCCCCAGCAAGTGAGAAAGGTGGTGGCTCTCCTTCAGGGTCAAGCGTTGCTTGAAATGGCAGGCCGTCTTCTATAGCTTTCTCAATGATCTCAAATGGAATGGGAAGGTCCTCTCTGTGACCCTTCACCTTTGCACTATTGGCCTGGGCATGGATCGACAAAGCACCTGCGCAGTCTTCACCGAAGCGTTCAAGGAAAGTAAAGTCATCAGATTCAGGTAAGCCTGCTATTCTTTCCAATTGTCGACGCTGCTCGCCCTCAGGAATTAGATTTTCAAAGAATGATGTGACGATTTTGCCTTGATACGGAGCTTCTTGAAGTGACATTGCTAAACTGAGGGCAAAAGAATCTTTTTTCTTGAGCCACTCCTGAGCGTAGGAGAATTGAAGCAGTCCATTGGATTCCTCTTCCAAACTCCCAACAAGACACTCTCCGTAGTGGATATAAAGGGTGTTCTTGCTCATTTCCATCTCACTTCGATTTGACCATTTAATATTTTGACGAGTTTAAGCACTGTTCCCAATTTGGGTTCGACCTCTCCCCTTTCAATCCGGCTTAAGCCTTCTTTGGTAAGACCGCAAAGTCCTGCTAAATCAGATTGGCTTAATTTAAGAGATTTCCGACGTCGTCTGATGAAAATGACAAATTCTTCAATAGTGTTGGGTTGTTCAGTGCCTGGTATGGTGGCCATAATCGTACTCCCTGGCGGGTACAAAAATCCAACTCCAGTATGATTTTCTCCTTGGACCTGTAGTTATGCAAGTAAAATCCAACTCCAGTTGGATTTTTTATGCTCGCCTAGTGAAAATCACTAGAAATCCAACTGAAGTTGGATTTTCACTCCAAACTGAAAATCAAGGCTGCTTTAGAAACTGGACAAGGATGGAGCGCTCCGAATCAGGAAGAGTTTTATTGGAAGATGCTGGGGGCATCGAACCGTCTTGAACGCGTAGGATGGGAACTTTTCTGAAAGCGGTTTCGTCACCTATGAATCGGTATTGAGCGGAGAGCGTGCTGTTGGTGTCGTGACAGGATGAACCTGAGCAGCTGCGTTCCAGAATGGGATTGATGTCGCTTGAGAAACTATAGGTGCTGCTACTTTCGATTGTGGAATCGGATGAGCCGCGGGCGCTGATGAGGGCCTGGGATTGAAAGATGCCGCGGAGCAGGGCATAGGGTGATTGGTCGGCCGCGGTGAGGAATGCGCTTTGTTCCTCGGTGGAAAGTGCGGACCATGGACGGCCGGAGAAGTCTTCCCATGCGCGTTTGCTCATGCATTCGGCAAAGCCGGGGCCGCGTTCGATGTAACTTTCCATAAGAGCCGTGGGGCCGGTGATGTCCTGGCCGAAGGCGTGGCCGGCCTGGGAATAGTGTTTGGGCCAGCGTTCATAGGTGCCTTGATCGTTCCAGCCGAAGAGGGTGGACGCGAGGTTGTCCATTCCGTAATGGCAAGTGGCGCATTGGGGACGGGTGACTATGGATTGACCGAGGGCGTTGGTGTCTGGGTTTACGAGCGTGCTGATGCCGCTGGTGTTGAGGGTGCTGTCGACGTCGTGGCAAAGAAGGGCATCGGTGAGGGCGCGTATGCGGGAGCGTGGGTTATTGAAGCGCCGCATGAAGGCCGGAGTTGTGGCAATGCCGGAACGCTCTGCGCCGAGAGTCGGAGCTTCGAACCAAGTTTTTTCGTTCATTGGGATCTGGCGAAGACGGGCGATCTCGGAGGCTGTCGGGGCCACCTGCCAGGGGAATACGTATTGGTTCAGAAGATAG encodes:
- a CDS encoding sulfate ABC transporter substrate-binding protein yields the protein MRLRKYLTSFLSGTLLISSLAQGKALLNVSYDPTRELYKDINHEFTAAWKSKTGEDLDVRQSHGGSGKQARAIMDGLDADVATLALSYDIDAMVDRGLVAPDWQKRLGERSAPYTSTIVFLVRKGNPKGIKDWNDLVKPGIAVVTPNPKTSGGARWNYLAAWGYALKQPGGNDAKAQEFVRALYQNVKVLDAGARGATTTFAERRIGDVLLTWENEAFLALKELGKDKFELITPSVSILAEPSVAVVDKVVDKKGTRKQAEAYLQYLYTDKAQDIVAQHGFRPRSAAAQKKYEATFRPIKFFTIDELFGGWRAAQKKHFDDGGTFDQIHGVG
- the cysT gene encoding sulfate ABC transporter permease subunit CysT, whose amino-acid sequence is MTTAAKTRSIVPGFRLTLGVTLFYLVLMVVIPLAGLVFKTSTLSWDQLWRTVSSPRVLAAVRLSVGAALAAALVNAVFGTLLAWVLTRYKFPGRSLVDALVDLPVALPTAVAGLALTAIYSDNGMIGRFTQDVFGWSVAFTPTGVFIALVFVGIPFLVRTVQPVLQDLEKAHEEAGATLGASSWQNFRYVLLPQLMPAIVTGGALAFGRAVGEYGSVIFIAGNVPMVSEIAPLLIVSKLEQYDYAGATAIALVLLGISIIMLTAINHLQTRLQRYRQPLV
- the cysW gene encoding sulfate ABC transporter permease subunit CysW produces the protein MSESASTLVLQGAVLPARKTLALSVRKLVPAALIFIALAYFTLILFLPLVTVLVEALDKGFAFYAESLLEAEALDAMKLTLLMAVLVVPLNAAFGIAAAWLLGKFRFPGRSILLTLIDLPLSVSPVVAGLVFVLMFGAQSALGPWLLEHDIKIIFALPGIWLSSLFVTLPYVAREVLPLLEAQGNEQEESAVMLGANGWQTFRYISLPQMKWALIHGVILCNARVMGEFGAVSVVSGHIRGETNTLPLLVEILYNEYQFTAAFAAASVLAVLALITLVIKRVAVKNNAIVSEH
- a CDS encoding sulfate/molybdate ABC transporter ATP-binding protein, which produces MRISLRQIEKAFGGTPVLKGVSCEIEQGEFVTLLGPSGCGKTTLLRIIAGLESADRGSVLFDGFDAAQWTIQERRVGFVFQHYALFPHLSVFDNVAFGLRMRSRRTRLPEGAITKKVRELLELVQLGHLAERYPQQLSGGQKQRVAVARALAIEPRVLLLDEPFGALDVHVRQDLREQLRKLQQELGITCLLVTHDQDEALALSDRIMLLNQGVIEQMGQPDQIYRDPESIFAMNYLGSVNEVPAHLVQTGRTGNVFVRAHDLELFPAVSGSPQAEIRAVVPRGAVIQVDLDAFDQDFSGSLRVEIPRDRWDGLGWDRGQLVSWKIKAYKDFQRLVSQEQ
- a CDS encoding CysB family HTH-type transcriptional regulator, coding for MNFQQLRIVRETIRRDFNLTDVAAALYTSQPGVSKHIKDLEDELGIEIFVRRGKRLLGLTPAGRELAEVVERILVDSQNLKRIADQFASRDQGHMLIATTHTQARYALPDVIKSFKRSFPRVHLALHQGSPREIATMVVSGEADFAIATEGLDNIPEIVSFPCYSWHHAVIVPVGHPLAQLEKLTVEALAEYPIITYQEGFTGRYQIDAAFSAAGLTPDIVLSAIDADVIKTYVEVGLGIGIIASMAFNPGRDHGLRLLDTSHIFERSVTKVGVRRGHYLRDYSYRFLETLTPELKEATVRAALSRE
- a CDS encoding type II toxin-antitoxin system HipA family toxin; amino-acid sequence: MSKNTLYIHYGECLVGSLEEESNGLLQFSYAQEWLKKKDSFALSLAMSLQEAPYQGKIVTSFFENLIPEGEQRRQLERIAGLPESDDFTFLERFGEDCAGALSIHAQANSAKVKGHREDLPIPFEIIEKAIEDGLPFQATLDPEGEPPPFSLAGAQAKIPCCLSRGAVTIPFGKPTTHIIKMPIRSGNKLLDSVENEYLCMRLAEKCGLPVPRVSILGKKIPLFVIERFDRSLAENSIKRIHTQDFCQALGRPSKEKYEKHGGPSFSDCYNLIRDHSSSAARDLLALLDWVGFNLAIGNNDSHAKNLSFLHTAQGPILAPFYDLICTSIYPQYNSQFAFRIAEVSNWDKITPDRVAAFSKKLGLRGDFVSNRWRKIMEHVRDGLSENSWLDPWPATLAKTFRKIANESEKRIGYLDKALKK
- a CDS encoding helix-turn-helix transcriptional regulator, whose translation is MATIPGTEQPNTIEEFVIFIRRRRKSLKLSQSDLAGLCGLTKEGLSRIERGEVEPKLGTVLKLVKILNGQIEVRWK